From a single Haladaptatus sp. R4 genomic region:
- a CDS encoding type 1 glutamine amidotransferase domain-containing protein translates to MPSALFVVSEEGYWGEECIEPLQTLDGAGVEITVTTPSGGKPVVDERSVDPENVGEETAERVREADETDPRLQDPVPLATTSVEEYDVVVFPGGHGTEWDVNQDKHARNLLRDAVETGDTKALVVCHAVGLLAFTRDSDGGFLVDGRNVTGFPNEWEEGIVDDDDCMPDGRKLPYWVEDEVKAAGGTWDAELDAETSVRTDGDLLTARGPGSSHAAATTLLSALDVE, encoded by the coding sequence ATGCCATCCGCATTGTTCGTGGTGAGCGAGGAGGGATATTGGGGAGAGGAGTGCATCGAACCGCTGCAAACGCTGGACGGGGCTGGTGTCGAGATAACGGTCACGACGCCGAGCGGGGGAAAACCCGTGGTCGATGAGCGATCCGTCGACCCCGAGAACGTGGGCGAAGAAACCGCAGAGCGTGTTCGGGAAGCCGACGAAACGGACCCGCGACTGCAGGACCCGGTTCCGCTGGCGACGACGAGCGTCGAGGAATACGATGTCGTCGTCTTCCCCGGTGGGCACGGGACGGAGTGGGACGTAAATCAGGACAAGCACGCCCGAAACCTGCTCCGTGATGCGGTCGAAACGGGCGATACGAAAGCACTCGTCGTCTGTCACGCCGTTGGCTTGCTGGCGTTCACTCGTGACAGTGACGGAGGCTTCCTCGTGGACGGACGAAACGTCACCGGGTTCCCGAACGAGTGGGAGGAGGGAATCGTCGATGACGACGACTGCATGCCGGACGGACGAAAACTACCGTACTGGGTCGAGGACGAAGTGAAAGCGGCGGGTGGAACGTGGGACGCCGAACTCGACGCCGAAACCAGCGTACGAACCGACGGTGATTTACTCACCGCACGTGGTCCGGGGTCGTCGCATGCGGCGGCGACGACGCTCCTCTCCGCACTCGATGTCGAATGA
- a CDS encoding ABC transporter substrate-binding protein — MPRRRNRSGADDSRRKFLKASGAGAIALSLAGCSGNSGDSKTSSDTSTGNGETETTNEPSQNTLSPDDIEPGGTLRYGMDTAPDSPNIMLAGSVYSAVALDPVYDYGVVQDPVTFEMKPEVFTDWTLKNAEKDKPDVYVKARKDGLKWNDGEEFKMEDILFSYQFQLDNKPGQWSVWNYFDKIEEAKNDWDFHIKLSQQVGTWDSDVVGGAPIIPKHKWEGVDYKNYDPTKANDEGPVGTGPGKLVKWNADTSMQIKFRRDYIENEYALNNLDWKKESKTLIHGGPFLDGVNFKVYGGTSAMTQAFLHDKIDTHYGSMESSKIPKVKKMDGTGLVKGYDSGFSYCGFNCRRSPLDDVALRQAMAFMFDDYYWTTKLHGGYVLKGDYAQSPGYKGVRPETVYDGELLKDPRTNAFDFRAEKGKKPDVEGVRKFLTDGNVIDGSKGTFVGKKFPGSFSGVKASQSKAKYKYTFGPVKSDVLKNSDADVTKEIRVDGKTITEMMGDGGITLLIDPPGEQPKIAKGINRWKNNLHQLGIPAHTESISFNTMSGKVYQEEDFDVYPMGWGGTSAYGTSLHSFFYSGNSGDDTDKFAYNSTGYGVAGGSADKLLEKAYTETDPDKRSKKYAKAMEKIYLDMPYMVQSYDKYRWPVNSKKFGGFVKNIVDPAYANWDAEYSSIYLKENLKQ; from the coding sequence ATGCCACGGCGACGCAACCGAAGTGGTGCAGATGATAGCCGACGGAAGTTTCTGAAGGCGAGTGGGGCGGGTGCTATTGCTCTCTCCCTTGCGGGCTGTTCCGGTAACAGTGGAGACAGCAAAACTTCTTCCGACACGTCGACAGGGAACGGGGAAACCGAAACGACGAACGAACCGAGTCAGAACACTCTTTCTCCGGACGATATCGAACCGGGTGGAACGCTCCGGTACGGGATGGATACCGCGCCGGACAGTCCGAACATCATGCTGGCGGGCAGCGTGTATTCCGCAGTTGCGCTGGACCCCGTGTACGACTACGGTGTCGTACAGGACCCGGTCACGTTCGAAATGAAACCGGAGGTCTTCACCGATTGGACCCTGAAGAATGCGGAGAAGGACAAACCGGATGTTTACGTCAAAGCCCGAAAAGACGGCTTGAAATGGAACGACGGTGAGGAGTTCAAGATGGAGGACATCTTGTTCTCCTACCAGTTCCAGCTCGACAACAAGCCCGGTCAGTGGTCCGTCTGGAACTACTTCGACAAGATCGAGGAAGCGAAAAACGACTGGGACTTTCACATCAAACTGTCCCAGCAGGTTGGGACGTGGGACTCGGACGTCGTCGGCGGCGCTCCCATCATTCCCAAGCACAAGTGGGAGGGTGTCGATTACAAGAACTACGACCCGACGAAGGCGAACGACGAGGGTCCGGTCGGAACCGGGCCGGGTAAGCTGGTCAAATGGAACGCGGACACCTCGATGCAGATTAAGTTCCGCCGCGATTACATCGAGAACGAGTACGCGCTCAACAACCTCGACTGGAAGAAAGAGAGCAAGACGCTCATTCACGGCGGTCCGTTCCTCGACGGCGTGAACTTCAAGGTGTACGGCGGAACGTCGGCGATGACGCAGGCCTTCTTGCACGACAAAATCGACACGCACTACGGCAGCATGGAATCCTCGAAGATTCCGAAAGTCAAGAAGATGGACGGCACCGGTCTCGTCAAGGGATACGACAGCGGGTTTTCGTACTGTGGTTTCAACTGCCGCCGCTCGCCGCTCGACGACGTCGCCCTCCGGCAGGCGATGGCGTTCATGTTCGACGATTACTACTGGACGACCAAACTGCACGGCGGATACGTCCTCAAAGGCGATTACGCCCAGTCTCCGGGATACAAAGGTGTGCGTCCCGAGACCGTGTACGATGGCGAACTGCTCAAGGACCCCCGCACCAACGCGTTCGACTTCCGCGCGGAGAAAGGCAAGAAGCCGGACGTCGAAGGTGTTCGCAAGTTCCTGACGGACGGAAACGTCATCGACGGATCGAAAGGCACGTTCGTCGGGAAGAAGTTCCCCGGATCGTTCTCGGGCGTCAAAGCGAGCCAGTCGAAGGCGAAGTACAAGTACACGTTCGGTCCGGTCAAATCGGACGTTCTCAAGAATTCGGATGCCGACGTGACGAAGGAGATTCGGGTCGACGGCAAGACCATCACGGAGATGATGGGCGACGGTGGCATCACCCTCCTCATCGACCCGCCGGGAGAACAGCCCAAGATCGCGAAAGGGATCAACCGCTGGAAGAACAACCTGCATCAACTCGGTATCCCGGCCCACACCGAATCGATCTCGTTCAACACCATGTCGGGTAAGGTGTACCAGGAGGAGGACTTCGACGTGTACCCGATGGGCTGGGGCGGAACCAGTGCGTACGGAACGTCGCTTCACTCGTTCTTCTACTCCGGAAATTCGGGAGACGACACCGACAAGTTCGCCTACAACTCCACCGGGTACGGTGTGGCGGGCGGAAGCGCGGACAAGCTTCTCGAAAAGGCGTACACGGAGACCGACCCCGACAAGCGGTCCAAGAAGTACGCGAAGGCGATGGAGAAGATCTACCTCGACATGCCCTACATGGTCCAGTCCTATGACAAATACCGCTGGCCGGTCAACTCGAAGAAGTTCGGCGGGTTCGTGAAGAACATCGTCGACCCGGCATATGCGAACTGGGACGCGGAGTACAGCAGCATCTACCTGAAAGAGAACCTGAAGCAGTAA
- a CDS encoding ABC transporter permease has product MTKISTRYLAKRLVVSYLTLLVIMTIIFLLIHSMPGSIISSMITPKMKPAQIDRIRQQWGLNQPLWKQYLHYMVNYQTGNFGRSPTKHVAVWDVIIRRFPRTIILFGAGFITAYTVGPLVGMYLGWWRGSNKDKTIYTSGLFMYSMPAFWIAWLFIWVFNYKLDLLKSAYMIDQFGVSNWTPFLAMSNILSHIALPLFSIAFVGWVGSMLVMRPSMNNVTGEDYVFLARAKGLSERTVMMKHAARNALIPVATQAIVGLAFLVDGSVIIEQVFSWPGIGKLLVSAVQGRDYPIAQAAFFMTAILIISMRLLTDVAYTFLDPRIKFGGD; this is encoded by the coding sequence ATGACAAAGATCAGCACCCGCTATCTCGCGAAGCGATTGGTCGTCTCGTATCTGACGCTACTCGTCATCATGACGATCATATTCTTGCTCATTCACAGCATGCCCGGGTCGATCATTTCGAGCATGATCACTCCGAAAATGAAACCCGCGCAAATCGACCGTATCAGACAACAGTGGGGACTGAACCAACCGCTGTGGAAACAGTACCTTCACTACATGGTCAACTACCAGACGGGCAACTTTGGCCGGTCGCCGACGAAGCACGTCGCCGTTTGGGACGTCATTATCCGACGGTTCCCGCGAACGATCATCCTGTTCGGTGCCGGGTTCATCACCGCGTACACCGTCGGCCCGCTCGTCGGAATGTATCTGGGTTGGTGGCGAGGGTCGAACAAGGACAAGACCATCTACACGTCCGGTCTCTTCATGTACTCGATGCCCGCGTTCTGGATCGCGTGGCTGTTCATCTGGGTGTTCAACTACAAACTGGACCTGCTGAAAAGCGCGTACATGATCGATCAATTCGGGGTGTCGAATTGGACGCCGTTCTTGGCGATGTCGAACATCCTCTCTCACATCGCGTTACCGCTCTTCAGCATCGCGTTCGTCGGATGGGTCGGTTCCATGCTCGTCATGCGACCGTCGATGAACAACGTCACCGGGGAGGACTACGTGTTCCTCGCGCGAGCGAAGGGACTCAGCGAACGTACCGTAATGATGAAACACGCGGCGCGGAACGCATTGATTCCGGTCGCAACGCAGGCTATCGTCGGCCTCGCGTTCCTCGTGGACGGGAGCGTCATCATCGAACAGGTGTTCAGTTGGCCCGGTATCGGGAAGCTACTGGTGAGTGCAGTGCAAGGAAGGGACTACCCGATCGCACAGGCGGCGTTCTTCATGACCGCGATACTCATCATCTCCATGCGACTGCTGACGGACGTCGCATACACCTTCCTCGACCCGCGGATCAAGTTTGGAGGGGACTAA
- a CDS encoding ABC transporter permease encodes MSTQSENASTTSTLKEQWKPRIERFRRGWSRYTQHKMGVIGLIILVVYILWALFPSVFAPHSLDWRAFTGTDQYARISLQQQQQLPYPPVFGDPFFAPFGTTDDGVGVLTLLIYSTKTALYIGFAAGLLSSLVGVPLGLISGFYGDTWIDEAIQRIVDVMYGLPFLPFLIVLVAVNGVNTTNIIIGIAVTSWLNNCILIRGETLSLKERAYIESARVAGASDTRIVFRHILPNVIPLAFVFLAQDAAGAILAQASLAFLGYAPTNTHSWGVMLENVQANGHIFDAPWWLIPPGLAITSLAAAFYFIGFSVEDLANPQE; translated from the coding sequence ATGTCAACACAATCCGAAAACGCTTCAACGACAAGTACGCTCAAAGAGCAGTGGAAACCGCGAATCGAACGATTTCGACGGGGGTGGAGCCGATATACGCAGCACAAGATGGGCGTCATCGGACTCATCATTCTCGTCGTGTACATCCTGTGGGCGCTCTTCCCGTCGGTATTCGCTCCACATTCGCTCGACTGGCGAGCCTTCACGGGGACGGATCAGTACGCTCGCATCTCGCTTCAACAGCAGCAGCAATTACCGTATCCCCCTGTCTTCGGCGATCCGTTTTTCGCACCGTTCGGAACGACCGACGATGGGGTAGGTGTTCTGACACTGTTGATTTACTCGACGAAAACTGCACTGTATATCGGGTTCGCCGCGGGATTGCTCTCCAGTCTCGTCGGCGTCCCACTCGGTCTCATCAGCGGGTTTTACGGTGACACCTGGATCGACGAAGCCATCCAGCGCATCGTGGACGTGATGTACGGGTTGCCGTTCCTCCCGTTCCTCATCGTTCTCGTCGCCGTCAACGGCGTCAACACGACGAACATCATCATCGGCATCGCGGTCACCTCGTGGCTCAACAACTGCATCCTCATTCGCGGGGAGACGTTGTCGCTCAAGGAACGGGCGTACATCGAGTCGGCGCGCGTCGCGGGGGCGAGCGACACGCGAATCGTGTTTCGGCACATCCTGCCGAACGTTATCCCACTCGCGTTCGTGTTCCTCGCCCAGGACGCGGCGGGCGCGATCCTCGCACAGGCATCGCTCGCATTCCTCGGGTACGCCCCAACCAATACACACTCGTGGGGGGTAATGCTCGAAAACGTCCAAGCCAACGGTCACATCTTCGACGCACCGTGGTGGCTCATCCCGCCGGGGCTAGCCATCACGTCCCTCGCAGCAGCGTTCTACTTCATCGGATTCTCGGTGGAGGACCTCGCCAACCCACAGGAGTAA
- a CDS encoding ABC transporter ATP-binding protein yields the protein MSLLEVNDLSVRYDAGDKQVHAVDGVSFSIEHGETYGLVGESGCGKTTLSKSLMHLLDSNGYIERGEIWFDGTLPEWEDGNGNVRREVIEDDRYPVREDGMTDLARLDNQQIRDVRWRNIALIPQSAMNALNPVYKVGDQIVEAILRHEPEIPAEQAHERARDLIQRVGIDPERADDYAHQYSGGMKQRAVIAMAMACNPDMLIADEPTTALDVIIQDRILEELETLQDEFDVAILVVSHDVSVMAEICDQLAVMYGGKIMESGPMDEVLTESANPYTLGLKNSFPTVEKADQDLVSIPGSPPTLLDPTDGCRFASRCPFVVDECRSAHPPMYDAERAESGKRSEASSPHVHRSACYRVDELETIRTEARKEEKWQQITTQTH from the coding sequence ATGTCACTGCTAGAAGTCAACGATCTATCGGTTCGCTACGACGCCGGGGACAAGCAGGTCCACGCCGTCGATGGCGTCAGCTTTAGCATCGAACACGGCGAGACGTACGGTCTCGTCGGTGAATCAGGGTGTGGGAAAACCACGCTGTCGAAGTCGCTGATGCACCTGCTCGATTCGAACGGGTACATCGAACGCGGCGAGATTTGGTTCGACGGAACTCTCCCCGAATGGGAAGACGGGAACGGAAACGTCCGACGAGAGGTAATCGAGGACGACCGATACCCGGTTCGTGAGGACGGGATGACCGACCTCGCACGACTGGATAACCAGCAAATCCGTGACGTTCGGTGGCGGAACATCGCGCTGATTCCACAGAGTGCGATGAATGCACTCAATCCGGTGTACAAAGTCGGCGACCAAATCGTCGAAGCCATCCTGCGCCACGAACCGGAGATACCGGCGGAACAAGCACACGAACGGGCACGAGACCTCATTCAGCGGGTCGGCATCGACCCCGAGCGTGCGGACGACTACGCACACCAGTACAGTGGTGGCATGAAACAGCGTGCCGTCATCGCGATGGCGATGGCCTGCAACCCGGACATGCTCATCGCGGACGAACCGACGACCGCACTCGACGTCATTATCCAGGACCGAATCTTGGAGGAGTTGGAAACGCTCCAAGACGAGTTCGACGTCGCCATCCTCGTCGTCAGTCACGACGTGAGCGTCATGGCCGAAATCTGTGACCAACTCGCGGTGATGTACGGCGGAAAGATCATGGAAAGCGGTCCGATGGATGAGGTACTAACGGAATCGGCGAACCCGTACACGCTCGGGCTGAAGAACTCGTTCCCGACGGTCGAAAAGGCGGACCAGGACCTCGTCTCCATTCCCGGGTCGCCGCCGACGTTGCTCGACCCGACCGACGGCTGTCGGTTCGCGTCTCGGTGTCCGTTCGTCGTGGACGAATGCCGTTCGGCACACCCGCCGATGTACGACGCAGAACGAGCGGAATCCGGAAAGAGAAGCGAAGCGAGTTCACCCCACGTCCATCGGTCGGCGTGCTATCGGGTTGACGAACTCGAAACGATCCGTACTGAAGCACGAAAGGAGGAAAAATGGCAACAGATCACGACGCAAACGCACTAA
- a CDS encoding ABC transporter ATP-binding protein, whose amino-acid sequence MATDHDANALTETDHDGDALVEIQNVSKLFGLSQGVIDQLLGRELQPVRAVQNVDLNINKGDIMGIAGESGCGKTTLGKLLVKLYDPTEGRIMFDGRDMSELAREDKKVFRQRVQMIFQDPFESLNPRMTVFQSVVEPLKINDIGDGYQDRRERVVQVLNDVGLSPAEAYLNEFPKELSGGERQRVAIARALVVNPDFIVCDEPVSMLDVSIRAGVLNLMKELQEEYGLTYVFISHDLSLIRYMCDRTAIMYLGGIVEQGPTDEVVNDPKHPYTEALFDAVPEIEPETQRQRANVTGEVPNPRNPPTGCRFHPRCSKIIPPEDWTGSQEAFRRGFSFKHRVRAGDVSAEDIDERHAEQRDAVDRILEVGLALELPEEHQLPGEEAGAVTLSALDMPRQAENALRSATRDLLDGNEEDAMEQLDRQFNTICEREVPQLHESGDQVSACHLYDSSTPNTEPITPDASD is encoded by the coding sequence ATGGCAACAGATCACGACGCAAACGCACTAACCGAAACGGACCACGACGGAGATGCACTAGTAGAGATTCAAAACGTCTCGAAACTGTTCGGCCTCTCACAGGGTGTCATCGACCAACTGCTCGGTCGAGAGCTCCAACCCGTTCGGGCAGTACAGAACGTCGATCTGAATATCAACAAAGGCGATATCATGGGTATCGCCGGTGAATCCGGGTGTGGGAAGACCACGCTCGGGAAACTACTGGTCAAGCTGTACGACCCGACCGAGGGACGGATCATGTTCGACGGGCGGGATATGAGTGAACTGGCTCGGGAGGACAAGAAGGTGTTCCGCCAGCGCGTCCAGATGATCTTTCAGGACCCGTTCGAGAGCTTGAACCCGCGAATGACTGTGTTTCAGTCGGTCGTCGAACCGCTCAAAATCAACGATATCGGGGACGGCTATCAGGACCGGCGCGAGCGGGTCGTTCAGGTGTTGAACGACGTCGGACTCTCGCCCGCGGAAGCCTACCTGAACGAGTTCCCGAAGGAACTGTCCGGTGGCGAGCGCCAGCGCGTCGCTATCGCGCGTGCGCTCGTCGTGAATCCCGATTTCATCGTCTGTGACGAACCCGTCTCGATGCTCGACGTTTCCATCCGGGCGGGTGTGCTGAACCTGATGAAGGAGCTACAGGAAGAGTACGGATTGACGTACGTGTTCATCAGTCACGACCTCTCGCTGATTCGGTACATGTGTGATCGAACCGCGATCATGTATCTCGGTGGAATCGTCGAACAGGGACCAACCGACGAGGTGGTGAACGATCCCAAACATCCGTACACCGAAGCCCTCTTCGATGCTGTGCCGGAGATCGAGCCCGAAACACAACGTCAGCGGGCGAACGTCACCGGCGAGGTTCCGAACCCCAGAAACCCACCGACTGGCTGTCGATTCCACCCCCGCTGCTCGAAGATCATCCCGCCCGAGGACTGGACGGGAAGTCAAGAGGCGTTCCGGCGTGGTTTCAGTTTCAAACATCGAGTTCGAGCGGGAGACGTCTCGGCCGAGGACATCGACGAACGACACGCGGAGCAGCGAGACGCGGTAGACCGAATCCTCGAAGTCGGTCTTGCACTCGAACTGCCCGAGGAACACCAACTACCCGGTGAGGAGGCTGGAGCGGTGACTCTCAGCGCTCTCGACATGCCACGACAGGCCGAAAACGCGCTTCGGTCCGCCACGCGGGACCTCCTCGACGGCAACGAGGAAGACGCGATGGAGCAACTCGACCGGCAGTTCAACACCATCTGTGAACGGGAGGTCCCGCAACTCCACGAGTCCGGGGACCAAGTCAGTGCGTGTCATCTGTACGATTCATCGACACCGAACACGGAACCCATCACGCCGGACGCTTCCGACTGA
- the hpt gene encoding hypoxanthine/guanine phosphoribosyltransferase, which produces MDQLKESLLDAPIIEKDGYHYFVHPISDGIPMLEPTLLREIVIKIIRKADLENVDKIVTPAAMGIHISTAVSLMTDIPLVVIRKRQYGLDGEVSLSQQTGYSENEMFINNVDEGDRVLLLDDVLSTGGTMKAVTQALEYIGADVVDVCAVIKKVGANELDDTDYTVKTLINVDVQDGEVVIVDEHGDG; this is translated from the coding sequence ATGGACCAGTTGAAGGAGTCCCTTCTGGACGCCCCGATCATCGAGAAAGACGGCTATCATTACTTCGTACACCCCATCAGCGACGGGATTCCGATGCTCGAACCGACGCTGCTGCGCGAAATCGTCATCAAGATCATCCGAAAGGCGGATCTGGAGAACGTCGATAAGATCGTCACCCCTGCGGCGATGGGAATCCACATCTCGACGGCCGTCTCGCTGATGACGGACATCCCGCTGGTCGTCATCCGAAAGCGCCAGTACGGACTCGACGGGGAGGTTTCGCTCTCCCAGCAAACCGGCTACTCGGAGAACGAGATGTTCATCAACAACGTCGACGAGGGTGACCGCGTGCTCCTGTTGGACGACGTGCTCTCGACGGGCGGAACGATGAAGGCCGTCACGCAAGCGCTCGAATACATCGGTGCGGATGTGGTGGACGTGTGTGCCGTCATCAAGAAGGTCGGCGCGAACGAACTGGACGACACGGACTATACGGTGAAGACGCTCATCAACGTGGACGTCCAAGATGGCGAAGTCGTCATCGTCGACGAACACGGCGACGGATAA
- a CDS encoding type IV pilin, whose protein sequence is MTLKEKFSSKLSDSRGVSPVIGVILMVAITVILAAVIGTFVMGLGNNVDKNAQVGVSFDQVSSNSVDVQLTQLGNVQSAENVSVTSQDCEVAGEIGESENFDEVGGIISATECESGDKIVVKATVSGKPSVVSTYTVN, encoded by the coding sequence ATGACACTCAAGGAAAAATTCAGTTCGAAACTGTCTGACAGCAGAGGCGTGAGTCCCGTAATCGGCGTGATACTAATGGTTGCCATTACGGTCATCTTGGCGGCCGTGATCGGAACGTTCGTGATGGGCCTGGGGAACAACGTGGACAAGAATGCACAAGTGGGCGTGTCGTTCGACCAAGTTAGTAGTAACTCGGTCGACGTTCAGTTGACCCAACTCGGAAACGTCCAGAGCGCCGAGAACGTATCCGTAACGTCGCAGGATTGTGAAGTTGCTGGGGAAATCGGTGAGAGTGAGAACTTCGATGAGGTCGGTGGGATAATCTCCGCAACTGAATGTGAAAGTGGCGACAAAATCGTCGTCAAAGCGACTGTAAGTGGTAAACCGAGCGTCGTTTCCACCTATACGGTCAACTGA
- the mbhE gene encoding hydrogen gas-evolving membrane-bound hydrogenase subunit E, translating to MLPFAAAAVTPLVYRVLRDRTAYYAAAVALACFGMVASLLGTNASVSFPWIPSLGVSLRFYVDGLSLLIGFLASGVGVLILTYSGRYMDGEPGKEKYYTTLLAFMGSMLGVAFAADLISLFVFWELTSLTSFVLIGHYSDRPSAQYAARKSMLITVAGGLFMLIGFLLIHDVTGTYAMFGPNGILTPANVANASEQLHSNGLFVPALVLIAVGAAAKSAQVPLHIWLPNAMEAPTPVSAFLHSATMVKAGVYLVGRFRPLFLPEEVHAIPDWMLLFAILGLVTMTVTAILAVAATDIKELLAYSTASHLGLIIAGFGFASEFGAETGAFHILNHAMFKAALFLVAGIIAHEAGTRTIDHLGGLWRDLPITAAVTVIAALGMAGVPPFNGFYSKELLFESAYHAAHVHGGLAWLFPVVAVFGSIFTFLYSVRFMMLFFGEKPTGLGHVHRPPLAMLVPPVILGIIAALIGLGGVTDTFGIAPTALNHFVGTVVESVLPPGAGGHVEPVHFSYHLPTAVTPAAVMSAVTIGLGLVTYPYYDDLHEGVNRLLAIDPLRVNWWYDNAVDGLSDPRVATMLRTRSAPLRTYAVWLFATIAVLTLGAYAAASSSIPAISGAVVTLPTIFVLFVAVVAAVAVTVADSHIAGVLTLSVMGFMVAIFFILGRAPDLALTQLIAETLILVIFLLVLEKLPAYYGRIGRWTAARDAIVSAAVGFTVFLTVLFTTAANPKEGIASFFVEHAGVPKSHGSFLFDYGGGSNIVNVILVDFRAFDTMGEISVIAMAALAVLTLIAMRGRGEMQ from the coding sequence ATGCTCCCCTTCGCGGCGGCGGCCGTGACGCCGCTCGTCTACCGCGTTCTCCGCGACCGAACCGCCTACTACGCGGCGGCGGTGGCGCTCGCGTGCTTCGGGATGGTCGCCAGCCTGCTCGGCACGAACGCCTCCGTTTCCTTCCCGTGGATTCCCTCGCTCGGAGTCTCGCTTCGCTTTTACGTGGACGGACTCTCGCTGCTCATCGGGTTCCTCGCCAGCGGCGTCGGCGTCCTCATCCTGACGTATTCCGGACGATACATGGACGGAGAACCGGGCAAGGAGAAGTATTACACCACACTGCTGGCGTTCATGGGGTCGATGCTCGGCGTGGCGTTCGCCGCCGACCTCATCTCCCTGTTCGTCTTCTGGGAACTGACGAGTCTCACGTCGTTCGTCCTCATCGGCCACTACTCCGACCGACCGTCGGCACAGTACGCCGCGCGGAAGTCGATGCTCATCACGGTCGCCGGTGGGCTGTTCATGCTGATAGGGTTCCTCCTCATCCACGACGTAACCGGGACGTACGCGATGTTCGGACCCAACGGAATCCTCACGCCTGCAAACGTCGCCAACGCGAGCGAACAACTCCACTCGAACGGGTTGTTCGTTCCCGCACTCGTGCTCATCGCGGTCGGTGCGGCGGCGAAATCCGCGCAGGTACCCCTACACATCTGGCTGCCGAACGCGATGGAAGCGCCGACGCCGGTGTCTGCGTTCCTCCACTCCGCGACGATGGTCAAGGCCGGTGTCTACCTCGTCGGTCGATTCCGTCCGCTGTTCCTCCCGGAGGAGGTTCACGCGATTCCAGACTGGATGCTGCTCTTTGCGATTCTGGGGTTGGTGACGATGACCGTCACGGCCATCCTCGCCGTCGCCGCGACCGACATCAAGGAACTGTTGGCCTACTCGACGGCGAGCCATCTCGGACTCATCATCGCGGGTTTCGGCTTCGCCTCCGAGTTCGGGGCCGAGACCGGCGCATTCCACATCCTCAACCACGCGATGTTCAAGGCGGCGCTGTTCCTCGTCGCGGGGATCATCGCGCACGAAGCGGGGACCAGAACGATCGACCATCTCGGCGGTCTGTGGCGTGACCTTCCGATCACGGCGGCCGTCACGGTCATCGCCGCCCTCGGAATGGCTGGCGTTCCGCCGTTCAACGGCTTCTACTCGAAGGAACTGCTGTTCGAATCGGCCTACCACGCGGCTCACGTTCACGGCGGCCTCGCGTGGTTGTTCCCCGTCGTCGCCGTCTTCGGGAGCATCTTCACGTTTCTGTACTCCGTTCGGTTCATGATGCTCTTCTTCGGCGAGAAGCCGACGGGATTGGGACACGTCCATCGTCCGCCGCTCGCCATGCTGGTTCCGCCCGTCATCCTCGGAATCATCGCGGCGCTCATCGGCCTCGGCGGCGTGACCGACACGTTCGGTATCGCACCGACCGCGCTCAATCACTTCGTCGGGACGGTCGTGGAAAGTGTGCTTCCGCCGGGGGCGGGCGGACACGTCGAACCGGTTCATTTCAGCTACCACCTTCCGACCGCCGTCACACCGGCCGCCGTGATGAGCGCGGTCACCATCGGTCTCGGCCTCGTCACGTACCCGTACTACGACGACCTCCACGAGGGGGTGAACCGCCTGCTCGCCATCGACCCGCTCCGCGTGAACTGGTGGTACGACAACGCGGTGGACGGACTGAGCGACCCGCGGGTGGCGACGATGCTCCGCACTCGAAGTGCGCCGCTCCGAACGTACGCCGTCTGGCTCTTCGCGACCATCGCCGTTCTGACGCTCGGCGCGTACGCCGCAGCATCGTCGTCGATTCCGGCGATTTCCGGAGCCGTGGTGACGCTCCCGACTATCTTCGTTTTGTTCGTGGCCGTGGTCGCGGCGGTGGCGGTCACCGTCGCCGACTCGCACATCGCGGGAGTGCTCACGCTTTCGGTGATGGGGTTCATGGTCGCGATATTCTTCATCCTCGGACGCGCGCCTGACCTGGCGCTGACGCAACTGATCGCCGAGACGCTCATCCTCGTCATCTTCCTGCTCGTGCTGGAAAAGCTCCCGGCGTATTACGGGAGGATCGGTCGCTGGACGGCGGCACGGGACGCCATCGTGTCCGCGGCCGTGGGGTTCACCGTCTTCCTGACGGTGCTGTTCACGACCGCGGCGAATCCGAAGGAGGGAATCGCTTCCTTCTTCGTCGAACACGCGGGCGTCCCGAAATCACACGGTTCGTTCCTCTTCGATTACGGCGGTGGCTCGAACATCGTCAACGTCATCCTCGTCGACTTCCGTGCCTTCGACACGATGGGAGAGATCAGCGTCATCGCGATGGCCGCACTCGCAGTCCTCACGCTGATCGCCATGCGAGGACGGGGTGAGATGCAATGA